In one window of Skermanella rosea DNA:
- a CDS encoding sensor histidine kinase, with translation MIHPPCTGRKRSETEGFPAIVPPLPLNEPKRLETLRRYALLDTPPEAAYDRMTRLAARMLGTPVSLISLLDESRQWFKSRHGFDTPWTGRDLAFCSYTILQDDVMVVADALQDERFARNALVTDDPGIRFYAGVPLRTSGDLAFGSLCVIDNVPRHDFGDEEKAILRDLAAMVMHEIEARHAADVAAREIEERRKAERALAAALEEKETLLREIHHRVKNNLQSLWGLLQIEKSKLADGHARERMDAVSQRISVMGSIHQQLYTSPDLSRIDLAAHIEELCRGLMDLHGRHDRVRILIEADPLECTLDTAIPLGLIANEVISNSLKHAFPGERDGTVRVRLRRLSDAAHPDGLTELLLADDGVGMPRAAGGEDQGGIGMILIRALAAQIGAGVSVEHDPGLAIRIRFAE, from the coding sequence AAGCGCTCCGAAACCGAAGGCTTTCCCGCCATCGTTCCTCCGCTGCCGTTGAACGAGCCGAAACGGCTTGAAACCCTGCGGCGCTACGCGTTGCTCGACACGCCGCCGGAGGCCGCCTATGACCGGATGACACGTCTGGCCGCCCGGATGCTCGGCACCCCGGTCTCGCTGATCAGCCTGCTCGACGAAAGCCGGCAGTGGTTCAAGTCGCGCCACGGCTTCGACACGCCGTGGACCGGGCGCGACCTGGCTTTCTGCTCCTACACCATCCTCCAGGACGACGTCATGGTGGTCGCCGACGCGCTCCAGGACGAGCGGTTCGCCCGGAACGCGCTGGTGACGGACGATCCCGGCATACGGTTCTACGCGGGCGTGCCCCTCCGGACCTCCGGCGACCTGGCATTCGGGTCCCTGTGCGTCATCGACAACGTTCCCCGGCACGATTTCGGGGACGAGGAGAAGGCGATCCTGCGGGATCTGGCCGCCATGGTGATGCACGAGATCGAGGCCCGCCACGCGGCCGACGTCGCGGCCCGGGAGATCGAGGAACGCCGCAAGGCGGAGCGCGCGCTCGCCGCGGCGCTGGAGGAGAAGGAGACCCTGCTGCGCGAGATCCACCACCGGGTCAAGAACAACCTCCAGAGCCTGTGGGGCCTGCTCCAGATCGAGAAGTCGAAGCTGGCCGACGGCCATGCCAGGGAGCGGATGGACGCGGTCAGCCAGCGGATCAGCGTGATGGGCAGCATCCACCAGCAGCTCTATACCTCGCCCGACCTCTCCCGGATCGACCTCGCCGCCCATATCGAGGAGCTGTGCCGCGGCCTCATGGACCTGCACGGCCGGCACGACCGCGTCAGGATCCTGATCGAGGCGGATCCCCTGGAATGCACCCTCGATACCGCGATCCCCCTGGGCCTGATCGCGAACGAGGTGATCTCCAACAGCCTGAAGCACGCCTTTCCGGGGGAGCGGGACGGCACGGTGCGGGTGAGGCTGCGCCGCCTGTCCGATGCCGCACACCCCGACGGGCTGACGGAACTGCTGCTCGCCGACGACGGCGTCGGCATGCCGCGGGCCGCCGGGGGCGAGGACCAGGGAGGCATCGGCATGATCCTGATCCGCGCCCTCGCCGCCCAGATCGGCGCCGGCGTCTCGGTCGAGCACGACCCCGGCCTCGC